In Amycolatopsis sp. FBCC-B4732, the genomic stretch CCGAACGGGCCACGACCCACTACGCCACCCTCGTCGCCTGGATCGGCTGTCACGCCGACTCGCACGAGCCGGCCGGCTGGTTCGGCGACGACATCGCCTTCCGCGCCGCCACCTACCGGGTGAACTGAACCGGCCTGGCTTTCCTGCGCCTGCTGGCCGGCCACGTCGGCCGGGACAAGGGGCCCGCTCGCCCGCGGTGTGCTGGCCGCCGTGTTCCTCGCCGACGTCCGCGGGCGGATGGCGGCGCTGATCCACTCCCACTGCACCTCCGCCGACCGGCTGGGCCTCGGTGACGCCGTCCGCGACGCGCCGGCCTGCACGTTCGAGCGCTGGGACGGCAGCGGCCCGCCCGCCGGCGCGCGCGGCGACCGGCTGCCGATCGAGATGCGCGTGGTGCACCTGCGCCGCGGCGGGCCGGACGCCGCCGTCGCCGTGGCCGAAGCACGCGCCGGCAGCCAGTTCCCCATCCGACCGAAAGCAGGCGGACACGGACCGCGGGCGATCCGCCCAAGGTAACGGTTTCCGCCGTGGCTGCCGTCGGATGGGGAACCAACGGCACAGTCGACCCCGCCGTCGTCGCCGCGTTCACCGGCGCGGCACCGGAAATCCCCGACGGCGACGTCTGGTCTGCCGCCCTCGACCAGGCCCCGGACCGCGACCGGACGTTCACCGGCCCGGAGCTGGGTGAACTGCTCACCGCGATCGGCGACTTCGCCGACCTCGAATGCCCGTTCGCCATCGGGCATTCGGCGGCGTGGCCGGCCTCGCCGCCGAAGCCGCCCGGCGCGCGGGACTGTCCGAAGCGGACACCCGGCTCGTCCGGCGGACCAGGCTCGTGCACGACCTCGACCGGATGGGCGTGCCCAACAGCACCTGGGAAACCCGGCCCGCTGACGGAAGCCGAGCGCGAACATGTGCGGCTGCACCCCTACCTGACCGGCCGGATCCTGCGCCGCGTAAGGGGTCTGGCGGACGTCGCCGCCGTCGCCGCGGCGCACCACGAGCGGCTCGACGGCTCCGGCTACCCGCTCGACGCGAGCCGTGCGCGCGGCGCTGACGCCGTGCGCGCGGCGCTGACGCCGTGCGCGCGGCTGCTGGCCGCCGCCGAGATCCTCCGCCGGCACGCGCGCGAAGCCCGGCTGGACGCGCACGCCGTCGAAGCCGTGCCGCTCGCGGCCGGCCACCCCGCCCGGCGCCGGGCGGCCTTCCCCGCCGGGCCGACCGCGGGGGAAGCCGAAGTGCTGCGCCTGCTCGCCGGCGGCGGCTCGAACCGGGAGATCGCGCGGACGCTGTCGATCAGCGAGAAGACCGTGCGCAACCACGTCGAGCACAGCTACGCCAAGGCCGGCGTCACCAACCGCACCGGCGCCGGGCTCTTCGCCCTCGAACACGGCATCACGAGCGGGTTCCCCGCCGGAAGATGAGGCATCCGCCCCATGCGGCAGGCCGGCCCAAGCGAGGCTGACGGCGTCGGAAGGAGCGCGCCATGCCCACCCGCGCCGTCATCAGCCTCACCACCGGACTCGAAGCCCCCGAAAAGGGAGGCGGTCCGGCTCGCCCTGGACGGCTTCGCGCAGGCCGTCGCGTGCGAAGGCTGTCCGCCGCTGGCCGACCTGGCCGAACGCTACGAAGCCGCGGGCGGCCGCTTCCTGGTCTGCCCGATCTGCTTCACCGCCCGCCACCTCGGCGACGACGGCCTCGTCGCCAACGCCGCGCTGGGCGGCACCGTACCGATGTGGGAGTGGATCGGCGATGAGCTCGTCACCACCTTCAGCTACTGAAACCACGCCGGGCGAAGGGTTCGCCCAGCGCACTGGCCGCCGCGCTGCGCGGTGTCCTGGCCGCTCGCGTCGGCTTCGCGGCGCTGACCCCGGGCCGCCACTGGACGGCGTCCGATCCGGCGGAGATCGTCGCCGGCCGCGGGCACGTGGCCTACCGGCTGCGGGTGCACCGCGACGGCGAGATCGGCTGGCTGCGTGTCCTGTGCTCGGGTTACCGGCCGCTGCCCGGCTGAGATCCGGATCACGTGGGCGTGGCTCACCGTGCCCACGGGGCCGCCGCCTGCCATCCTGTGCCGTCAGGAAGACAGGCGGACGGAGGCACCCGTGGGCGTCATCAGCTGGATCGTGCTCGGGCTCATCGCGGGGTTGATCGCGAAGGCCCTCATGCCGGGCAAGGACCCCGGCGGCTGCATCATCACGATCCTGCTCGGGATCGGCGGCGCCTTCGTCGGCGGCTGGGTCGGCAAGACCCTGTTCCACACCGACCTCGGCACCTTCTTCGACCTGCGCACCTGGGGCCTGGCGGTCCTGGGCGCGCTGATCATCCTGGTGATCTACCGGATGGCGTTCGGCCGGAGCCGCCGCGACTGACGCTCAGTTGAGGCTGACGCCGTACGCGCTCAGCGCCTCGCCGACCGGCTGGAAGTACGACGTCCCGCTGCCCTTGCCGGACGTGATGCCCAGGCCGACGCTGCCCGCGAACAGGCAGCCGCCCGAGTCGCCGGGGTTGACCAGCGCGTTGGTCTGGATCAGCTGGTAGACCGAGCCTTCGGCGTAGTTCACGGTCACGTTCAGCCGCTGGACCGAGCCCGACGTCAGGTTCGTCGTGCTGCCGCTCTTGCTGATCCGCTGGCCGACGGTCGCGGTGCCGGCGGAGCTGATCCGCTGGGTGGAGCCGTTCCACAGGGTGACCGCGCCGGGCGCGCTGCCGCTCGTGTTGCGGATCAGGCCGTAGTCGTTGGTCGGGAAGCTCGACCCCTGCGACGGCCCGACGTTCCACTGCGACACCGCGCGGGTGCAGTGGCCGGCGTCGACGATGTAGTTCTGGCCGCCGCGGTTGGTGTTGAAGCCCACCGAGCAGCGCGTGCCGCCGCCGGTGATCGCTTCGCCGTTGTAGATGGCCGTGTGCATCTCGCCGGCGACCCGTTCCACCCGGACGCGGTCACCGAGCGAGCCGGCGGCCTTGAGCAGCGCGTCGGTGCCCTTGGCGGCGTCGGCGACGGTCAGCACGATCTGGTTGGTCTTCGGGTCGAGCCCGATCGAGGTGTGCGCGACGGCGGGCAGCGCCTGCAGCGTGTCCTGCGCGCTGGTGAGAGCGGCGCTGGAGTGCTTGACCAGCTTGGCCTGCGCCCCGGCCGCGGTGACCTGGTCGGCGGCGGCCCGGTCGAGCACGTTGACGACCGGCTTCGCGGCGGCGTCGAGGTAC encodes the following:
- a CDS encoding GlsB/YeaQ/YmgE family stress response membrane protein, with product MGVISWIVLGLIAGLIAKALMPGKDPGGCIITILLGIGGAFVGGWVGKTLFHTDLGTFFDLRTWGLAVLGALIILVIYRMAFGRSRRD
- a CDS encoding LuxR C-terminal-related transcriptional regulator — encoded protein: MAAVGWGTNGTVDPAVVAAFTGAAPEIPDGDVWSAALDQAPDRDRTFTGPELGELLTAIGDFADLECPFAIGHSAAWPASPPKPPGARDCPKRTPGSSGGPGSCTTSTGWACPTAPGKPGPLTEAEREHVRLHPYLTGRILRRVRGLADVAAVAAAHHERLDGSGYPLDASRARGADAVRAALTPCARLLAAAEILRRHAREARLDAHAVEAVPLAAGHPARRRAAFPAGPTAGEAEVLRLLAGGGSNREIARTLSISEKTVRNHVEHSYAKAGVTNRTGAGLFALEHGITSGFPAGR
- a CDS encoding S1 family peptidase, with amino-acid sequence MRRTARSATTLLAAAAAIGFFSPVSATATTIDGYSPSVQRDAVASLAAEAGISESAAVSLLRTQAASVGTVQQVTAALGARAAGGYLDAAAKPVVNVLDRAAADQVTAAGAQAKLVKHSSAALTSAQDTLQALPAVAHTSIGLDPKTNQIVLTVADAAKGTDALLKAAGSLGDRVRVERVAGEMHTAIYNGEAITGGGTRCSVGFNTNRGGQNYIVDAGHCTRAVSQWNVGPSQGSSFPTNDYGLIRNTSGSAPGAVTLWNGSTQRISSAGTATVGQRISKSGSTTNLTSGSVQRLNVTVNYAEGSVYQLIQTNALVNPGDSGGCLFAGSVGLGITSGKGSGTSYFQPVGEALSAYGVSLN
- a CDS encoding HD domain-containing phosphohydrolase, yielding MFLADVRGRMAALIHSHCTSADRLGLGDAVRDAPACTFERWDGSGPPAGARGDRLPIEMRVVHLRRGGPDAAVAVAEARAGSQFPIRPKAGGHGPRAIRPR